One Halobacterium zhouii genomic region harbors:
- a CDS encoding DUF6276 family protein: MTCPNCGSDQVVFPVPDAVHDHLPDDRPAATICTHCLYVGPADDAPADYPDLSSTVSDAFPDDGETAAVLASLLALLDRLVLHRQDADAVATEAESHGVDVLLFLDRLAADDTLDPHFDVTRRREQLQQLI; this comes from the coding sequence ATGACGTGTCCGAACTGCGGGAGCGACCAGGTCGTCTTCCCCGTTCCCGACGCCGTCCACGACCACCTGCCGGACGACCGCCCCGCCGCCACGATCTGCACGCACTGCCTCTACGTCGGTCCGGCGGACGACGCGCCCGCGGACTACCCCGACCTCTCCTCGACGGTGAGCGACGCCTTCCCCGACGACGGCGAGACCGCCGCCGTTCTCGCGTCACTGCTCGCGCTCCTCGACCGTCTCGTCCTCCACCGCCAGGACGCTGATGCCGTCGCTACCGAAGCCGAATCTCACGGCGTCGACGTCCTCCTCTTCCTCGACCGTCTCGCCGCCGACGACACCCTCGACCCCCACTTCGACGTCACGCGACGGCGAGAACAACTTCAGCAGTTGATTTAG
- a CDS encoding V-type ATP synthase subunit D: protein MAQDVKPTRKNLMEIEDRIELSERGHDTLEQKRDGLIMEFMDILDEAQDVRSGLEEDYETAQKKINMARAMEGDMAVRGAAAALQEHPEITVESMNIMGVVVPQIESSKVKKSLDERGYGILGTSARIDEAAEAYEELLDAIVLAAEVETAMKKMLTEIETTKRRVNALEFKLLPDLYEGQEYIEQKLEEQEREEIFRMKKVKANKEEAEEEAEREAEKHALEEEGRAETQTPGDD, encoded by the coding sequence ATGGCCCAGGACGTCAAGCCAACCCGCAAGAACCTCATGGAGATCGAGGACCGCATCGAACTCTCCGAGCGGGGCCACGACACGCTCGAGCAGAAGCGAGACGGCCTCATCATGGAGTTCATGGACATCCTCGACGAGGCCCAGGACGTTCGCTCGGGCCTCGAGGAGGACTACGAGACCGCCCAGAAGAAGATCAACATGGCTCGCGCGATGGAGGGCGACATGGCGGTTCGTGGCGCCGCCGCGGCGCTCCAGGAACACCCCGAGATCACCGTCGAGTCGATGAACATCATGGGCGTCGTCGTCCCCCAGATCGAGTCCTCGAAGGTCAAGAAGAGCCTCGACGAGCGGGGCTACGGCATTCTCGGCACGAGCGCTCGAATCGACGAGGCCGCCGAAGCCTACGAGGAACTGCTCGACGCCATCGTGCTCGCGGCGGAGGTCGAGACCGCGATGAAGAAGATGCTCACGGAGATCGAGACCACCAAGCGCCGCGTCAACGCCCTGGAGTTCAAACTCCTCCCGGACCTCTACGAGGGCCAGGAGTACATCGAGCAGAAACTCGAGGAGCAGGAACGCGAGGAGATCTTCCGCATGAAGAAGGTCAAAGCGAACAAGGAAGAAGCCGAGGAGGAAGCGGAACGCGAGGCCGAGAAGCACGCCCTCGAGGAGGAAGGCCGCGCGGAGACGCAGACGCCCGGCGACGACTAA